From the genome of Desulfobaculum xiamenense, one region includes:
- a CDS encoding MlaD family protein, protein MSTTSHHFRLGAFILAGVGLLAATIIYLGVGELFKDTLTVETYIDESVQGLDVGGAVKFRGVKVGTVEDISFVWARYDNAEELGRYVLVDMALDRDLATSFFGQKASRETLFLRKPVESGLRARLTTQGLTGVAFVELDFFPPQQNPPLPITWEPTHPYIPSAPSTMSRLEAALGSIGQGLKEFESIDFRRMGNSLAEILDKVNAGLDEEDVATIGELVRENLVELRDGFRRVNVLLADKRLDALIPDAAATLAGARRMVQSSEENFVATFQQARNVTANLEHASAGINSLFSNPKLEQSVENVPQVLDDIRAATRDIRRSTVQLERTLRTVSDLTDSESATIRAILQDARKVMDNLSAITGDARQNPSRLILGAPPKRITPETMP, encoded by the coding sequence ATGAGCACCACGAGTCACCATTTCCGGCTGGGCGCATTCATTCTCGCCGGTGTCGGCCTGCTGGCCGCCACCATCATCTACCTCGGCGTCGGCGAACTCTTCAAGGACACCCTCACGGTGGAGACCTACATCGACGAATCGGTGCAGGGTCTCGATGTGGGCGGCGCAGTGAAGTTTCGCGGAGTCAAGGTCGGCACCGTGGAGGACATCAGCTTCGTTTGGGCGCGCTACGACAACGCCGAGGAGCTCGGACGCTACGTGCTGGTGGACATGGCCCTCGATCGCGACCTGGCCACCAGCTTCTTCGGCCAGAAGGCCTCGCGCGAGACGCTCTTCCTGCGCAAGCCCGTGGAAAGCGGCCTGCGGGCACGCCTGACCACGCAGGGCCTCACCGGTGTTGCCTTCGTGGAGCTGGACTTCTTCCCGCCCCAGCAGAATCCGCCCCTGCCCATCACGTGGGAGCCGACCCACCCCTACATTCCCTCCGCGCCAAGCACCATGAGCCGCCTCGAAGCGGCGCTCGGCTCCATCGGTCAGGGCCTCAAGGAATTCGAAAGCATCGACTTCCGCCGCATGGGCAACAGCCTCGCGGAAATCCTCGACAAGGTGAACGCGGGACTCGACGAGGAGGACGTCGCCACCATCGGCGAACTGGTCCGCGAAAACCTCGTGGAACTGCGCGACGGCTTCCGCCGCGTGAACGTCCTGCTGGCGGACAAGCGTCTCGACGCGCTCATCCCCGATGCGGCGGCGACCCTTGCCGGTGCGCGGCGCATGGTCCAAAGCTCCGAAGAGAACTTCGTGGCCACCTTCCAGCAGGCGAGAAACGTCACTGCGAACCTCGAACACGCCAGCGCGGGCATCAACTCGCTGTTCAGCAATCCCAAGCTCGAACAGTCCGTGGAGAACGTGCCGCAGGTGCTCGACGACATCCGCGCCGCCACCCGCGACATCCGCCGCTCCACGGTGCAGCTCGAACGCACGCTGCGCACGGTGAGCGACCTCACGGACAGCGAATCCGCCACCATCCGCGCCATTCTGCAGGACGCACGCAAGGTCATGGACAACCTGAGCGCCATCACCGGCGACGCGCGCCAGAACCCCTCGCGCCTCATCCTCGGCGCACCGCCCAAACGCATCACCCCGGAGACCATGCCGTGA
- a CDS encoding ABC-type transport auxiliary lipoprotein family protein, whose product MTHSPLSAHKASALLCCMLLTLFLAGCSTGLSKPAPEIRHYVLRPELPQPAATARPGVLKVRRAVVSPGFAGRELIFRTGETTYSIDYYDQFLVAPADMLTQALRDAMGAAALFASVSPEASVLRPDYVLETTAVTMHGDFREGRDPAAVLEMQFFLLKDSDTDYDIVLTRTYAERMPFGARTAQAYAKAMERAVSSILARLAADIATLPQP is encoded by the coding sequence GTGACACATTCGCCACTCTCCGCGCACAAGGCTTCCGCGCTGTTGTGCTGCATGCTCCTGACACTTTTCCTCGCGGGCTGTTCCACGGGGCTGTCCAAGCCCGCACCGGAAATCCGCCACTACGTCCTGCGCCCGGAACTCCCCCAGCCCGCCGCAACCGCTCGCCCCGGCGTGCTCAAGGTGCGCCGCGCCGTGGTCTCGCCGGGCTTCGCCGGACGCGAACTCATCTTCCGCACCGGGGAGACCACCTACTCCATCGACTACTACGACCAGTTCCTCGTCGCACCGGCGGACATGCTGACGCAGGCCCTGCGCGACGCCATGGGCGCCGCCGCGCTGTTCGCGAGCGTCTCGCCCGAGGCCAGCGTCCTGCGTCCGGACTACGTCCTCGAAACCACCGCCGTGACCATGCACGGCGACTTCCGCGAGGGGAGAGACCCCGCCGCGGTGTTGGAAATGCAGTTCTTCCTGCTCAAAGACAGCGACACGGACTACGATATCGTCCTGACGCGGACCTATGCCGAACGCATGCCCTTTGGCGCGCGCACGGCGCAGGCCTACGCCAAGGCCATGGAGCGGGCGGTGTCGTCCATTCTCGCCCGCCTCGCGGCGGACATCGCGACACTCCCGCAGCCCTGA